A region of the Lysobacter sp. K5869 genome:
CGCACGCTGGCGGCGATGCTGGCGGCGATCGCCGCGGCGACCCTGGCGATGGCGCTGGTGCCGTGGGCGGCGAACGGCGCGACCGCGGAAACGGCTCTGATGCTGATCGTCAGCGTCTACGCCTGCTTGTGCCTGAGCCTGTTGCGCGGCGGCTTGTTCCGCTTGGCGACCCGGTTGGTCGTCGTCGGCGGGCTGGTCCTGATGGCGATGAGCTATCTGAGCTACGGCCTGCGCGCGCACTCGGGCCTGCAGATCGTGCACTTGTTGCCCTTGCTGATCGCCGGCCTGTTCCTGGGACGGTCGGCGGCGTGGTGGACCGCGCTGGCCAATGTCGTCGTGCTGGCCATCGGCGCGCTGGCCGACCTGCGGCTGGCGCCCGGGCCGACGCAGGCGGCCGACACGCTGTCGAATCTGTTGCTGGCCGGGACGAACTTCCTGACCCTGGTGGTGATTCTGGACCGGCTGGTGCTGTCGACCCGCAAGGCGATCCACCGCAGCGAGGAACTCAACGAGCTGTGCCAGGAACTGCAGCGGCAAGTGGAAGAGAAAGAGCGCGCCTATGAGCGCCTGCTGCAGAGCCAGAAGATGGAGATCATCGGCCGCTTGTCCACCGGTATCGCCCACGACTTCAACGCGATTCTGAGCGTGATCCTCGGACACGCGACCTCGGTCAAGTTGCTCAAGGGTTCGGCGGACGCGGTGCTGCCCGGCATCCAGCAGGCCGCGCGGCGCGGCGCCACCCTCACCCGCCGCCTGCTCAGTCTCAGCCGTCCGGACGCCAGACAGCTGTCGCGGTTCGATCTGGCCGAAGCGATCGAGGAAGTGCGGCCGCTGATCCTGCCGATGTTTCCGCGCGCGATCGTGGTCGAGCTGGACACCTCGATGTCCGGCGTGCTGATCGAGGCCGATCGCGACGAACTGGTGCTGGCGTTGTTGAACATCGCCAGCAACGCTTGCGACGCGATGCCCGACGGCGGCCGTTTCGCGCTCGCGGTCGAAGCCGAGGCGGAGCATGCCTGTCTGCGCCTGGAGGATTCGGGCGCCGGCATGAGCGCGCAGGTGCGCGCGCGGCTGTTCGAACCGTTCTTCACCACCAAGCCCAAGGACAAGGGCACCGGCATCGGCATGACCACGGTGCACCGCTTCGTCGCCGATCACGACGGCGACATCGCCGTCGACAGCGCGCCGGGCCAGGGCACGCGGATCCGCATCCGGCTGCCGCGCGTACGCGATCCGGGCGCAAGCCCGTCGGGCGCCGGCGAGGATCCGTCGTTGCCGGCGGCCGCCGACGCGGGCGACAGCGACGGCCGCGCCGGGGCCGGATCGCTAGCCTAGCCGCGCCCCGGCGCCGAAGCGTCGCCGCGCACGAAACCTCGCCCGGCTAGCGCGAGCCCTGGGCTCAGTCGTCCTTCCGCGGCCAGGCCTTGTCCTGGCCCGCGCCGATCTGAGTCGCGCCGACCAGGATCACCAAGCCCAGCGCGGTCGCCAGGATCAGGATCCACGGGCGCAAATACCACGGCTGCGGATTGGAGATGCGCAAGCTCGCGGCCAACGGCGACCAGCGTCCGCCGAGCGTGCGCGCCTGCACTTCGAACACGTGTTCGCCCCAAGGCACGGACGCGTACAGGACGCTGCGGCTTTTGCCCGCCTCGACCCAGTCGTGGTCGAAACCGAGCAAGCGGAAGCGGAAATAGGTATCGCGCGGCCGGCTCAGGTTGATGCCGGTGTAGCGGATTTCCAGATTCTGGGCGAAAGGGGGCAAGGTCAACGCCGCTCCGGCGATGTTCTGCTCGCGTCCGCCGACCGTCGCGCCTTCGATGCGCGAACGGATCGTCAAGGGACGCACGCCGGGAACTTGCCTCGGATCGATCGTCGCGTACCCCTCGACCATGGAAAACCATAACCGGCCCTGCGAGTCGCGATGGCAGGAGGTCGAATGGCCGCCGTTGACTTCCGCAGGAATCAAGCCGTCTTCGGCGCCGTAACCGATGGATTCGATATCCGCCGCCGCGGCCGCGGGATCCGGCAGCAAAGTCACGCCGCGATTGCCCGCCAGCCACAGGCGGCCGCGGTGGTCGGGAAGAATGCACGAGACGGTGTCGTCGATCAGGCCGTTGCGGCTGTCGTAGCGGCTCAGGCGGCCATCGCGGATGCGGTTCAAGCCGCCGCCGTAGGTGCCGATCCACAGCGTGCCGTCGTTCGGGTCTTCGTACAGCGCCCGCGCGAACCGCGACGACAGGCCTTCGCGCGGCGTCCATTGTTCGACGATCCGGCCGTCGAGCACGCGCCACGCGCCGCCGTCGCCGACGAACCAGTAGCCTCCGCGCCGGGCCGCGACCAGATTGTTGATGCTCAGCCCGCGCAGCGCCTCGATGCGCCGTTCGCCGGTCGGCCGTCCTGCGCCGTCCACGCCGATTTCGAGGGTCGAGCCGCGCAGGCCGATCAAGAAGCGGTCGCCGTACGCCCACACATTGAGCGCGCCGCGCTCGGACCAGTTCCCGACCCGGGTCGATTCGCCGGCGACGACGCGGAACAGATTGCCCTCGGCGGTTCCGACCAGCAGCGCGCCGTCGCGGCCGGCCGCCAGATTGGTCACGCAATCGTCGTCCTCGCCCGGCCGCAGCGGCTGCAACGGCATCGGCCCGCCCTCGCGCCAATGGCGCAGCCCGCCGCAGGCCGACCCCAACCACAGCCCGCCTCGCCCGTCGGCGAGGATCGCGCGCCCGGCGATGTTCAGTCCCGCCCTGGGCACGGGCAGCAGACCGAACAAGGGGCTGCGTACGCGCAACAAGCCGCGGTTGCCGCTGCCGATCCACAGATTGCCTTCGTCGTCCCGTCCCAGCCGGGTCACGCCGACGCCGGACAGCTCGCGCACTTCGCTCCACCGG
Encoded here:
- a CDS encoding ATP-binding protein yields the protein MTVPKLFPPSWLGFLARVEPASARDPQDRRNARTLAAMLAAIAAATLAMALVPWAANGATAETALMLIVSVYACLCLSLLRGGLFRLATRLVVVGGLVLMAMSYLSYGLRAHSGLQIVHLLPLLIAGLFLGRSAAWWTALANVVVLAIGALADLRLAPGPTQAADTLSNLLLAGTNFLTLVVILDRLVLSTRKAIHRSEELNELCQELQRQVEEKERAYERLLQSQKMEIIGRLSTGIAHDFNAILSVILGHATSVKLLKGSADAVLPGIQQAARRGATLTRRLLSLSRPDARQLSRFDLAEAIEEVRPLILPMFPRAIVVELDTSMSGVLIEADRDELVLALLNIASNACDAMPDGGRFALAVEAEAEHACLRLEDSGAGMSAQVRARLFEPFFTTKPKDKGTGIGMTTVHRFVADHDGDIAVDSAPGQGTRIRIRLPRVRDPGASPSGAGEDPSLPAAADAGDSDGRAGAGSLA
- a CDS encoding two-component regulator propeller domain-containing protein, translated to MPAVHRGRTAAAFGARHRVCPQLVKRSRTGVRRDGNQVKGFAGWLRAALGLLAGLVLSHAVSASAPLRHPDYRVGVHAYGTDDGLPPSGVNAIVQTRDGYLWIGTFGGLARFDGLTFTTFRNRPALDARGARSSAQAGPVSDRISALLEDRQRRLWIGTQDAGLSVYAHGRFRPVPVCGGTCQINTLFEMPGGELWIASSAGLFVLDPASEKARWIDPGRYGRAHIARDGRGRVYVAGADGLFAVTDGRLRPIPLPAGDAWVRMLKRSGDELLIGTDRALYRYEPGAGRWRPLGIAQPTDALQAADGRWWVATASGQLLRERGPGRWSEVRELSGVGVTRLGRDDEGNLWIGSGNRGLLRVRSPLFGLLPVPRAGLNIAGRAILADGRGGLWLGSACGGLRHWREGGPMPLQPLRPGEDDDCVTNLAAGRDGALLVGTAEGNLFRVVAGESTRVGNWSERGALNVWAYGDRFLIGLRGSTLEIGVDGAGRPTGERRIEALRGLSINNLVAARRGGYWFVGDGGAWRVLDGRIVEQWTPREGLSSRFARALYEDPNDGTLWIGTYGGGLNRIRDGRLSRYDSRNGLIDDTVSCILPDHRGRLWLAGNRGVTLLPDPAAAAADIESIGYGAEDGLIPAEVNGGHSTSCHRDSQGRLWFSMVEGYATIDPRQVPGVRPLTIRSRIEGATVGGREQNIAGAALTLPPFAQNLEIRYTGINLSRPRDTYFRFRLLGFDHDWVEAGKSRSVLYASVPWGEHVFEVQARTLGGRWSPLAASLRISNPQPWYLRPWILILATALGLVILVGATQIGAGQDKAWPRKDD